In the genome of Achromobacter sp. MFA1 R4, the window GGTTCGAGCCCCGTCCGCTCCGCCAAAAGCTCTCTCGCTCAGGGTCTTTCAAGAGCTCCGTTTTCGGGGCTTTTTTGTTTTATAAGTGTGAGACCTTGTTGTCTGAAGTTTGGGACAGCAGCACATGCTGGGGGTATAGCTCAGCTGGGAGAGCGCTTGCATGGCATGCAAGAGGTCAGCGGTTCGATCCCGCTTACCTCCACCAGTACGCAGTTCGGTAGTAACGCAGTACAGTAGTAAAGTTGTTGGTTCCAGGTCCCCTTCGTCTAGAGGCCTAGGACATCACCCTTTCACGGTGAGTACAGGGGTTCGAATCCCCTAGGGGACGCCAGCTTTGGTTGGCATGTAGTAAAAGCTGCCTTGACACCGCAGCGTAGTTGTTCAAGTCGTCTGTTTGATGACGTCTGTTTAGGCCGCTGCGGAGCGGTAGTTCAGTTGGTTAGAATACCGGCCTGTCACGCCGGGGGTCGCGGGTTCGAGCCCCGTCCGCTCCGCCAAGCACTTTGCGCCTGCAGATCGCCGTTCACGGCACACCCAGAAAGCTCCGGATTCCGGAGCTTTTTTGTTTTGTGCCTGACCTTCGCGCCGCCGTTCGCGCGGTCCAATCCCCTCCCGTTGTACCCCTTCCGCGAGACTCGTCCGTTTTGACCTCTGGACAGCGTCGCCACGCGGCTTCATGCTTGCGCGTATACGCCAGACAAAGAAAAGAGGCCTACGTGACCCCCAATGACGCCGCACCCCAAGCACATCGCCAACACCTGCAAAGCATCATTGCGGGCTTGAACGAGGGCATCATTCTGCTTGAGGCCGACGGGTCGATCGCCTGGGCCAACGCCAGCGCACTTGCGCTGCATGGCGTCGAAGACATCGACGACCTGGGCGGCACGCCCGCCGGCTTTCGAAAGCGATACACGCTGACGTACCGCAACCACCACCGCGTGCCGGCACGCCAGTATCCCCTGGACCGGCTGGCGGCCGGCGAAGAGTTCGACGACTTGCTGCTGGACCTGGGCCGCAAGGACGATGAAGAGTTCCTGCGCAACCTGCTCGCCCGCGGCCTGAACCTGGACGACGGCGGGCCCTTCCCGTACCGGGTGCTGATCCTGCATGACCAGACGGCGCAGATCAACGCCGAGGTGCGATTCGAACGCACCTTTTCGGCCAATCCGGCGCCCGCACTGATCTGCCGGCTGTCCGACCTGCGCTACGTGAAGGTCAACCAGGGCTTTCTCGAGATGACGGGCTACGCGCGCGACGCCGTGCTGGGCAAGTCGGCCTATGAACTGGACGTGCTGGATGGCGGCGAGGACAAAGAGTCCGCCGTCGCGCGCCTGAACGAAGGCCGCACCATTCCCCAGCGCGAGGGCGTGCTGAAGCTGCCGGACGGCTCGAGCAGATTCGTCGTGGTGGCGGGGCAGCCGATCGACATGCACGACGAGCCCTGCATGCTGTTCACCTTCATCGACCTGGAGGGCCGCAAGCGGACCGAAGAGGCGCTGCGCGAAAGCGAAGAGCGTTTCTCGAAGGCCTTCCGGCTGGCGCCCGTGCCTATGGCGGTGTGCGACGGCGACACGCTCAACGTGCTGAACGTCAACGACGCCTTCACGGCCGTGACGGGGGTGGCGCTGGAGGACAACAACGAACAGGACCTCACCGACCTGGGGCTGCGGCCCTATGAAGGCATGGTGGCCGGCCTGAAGCGCGGTGAAAGCGTCCGCAACCGCGAAGCGGCGATGATCGCCCAGGACGGCGGCGAACTGGACTGCCTGGTGTCCGCCGAGCCCGTCATGATCGGCGGGCTGCGGCGCGTGCTGATCGTGATGCAGGACATCACCGACCGCAAGCGGTCCGAGACCGAACTGCTGACGGCGATCGAGGCGGTCATGCAGGACACCTCGTGGTTCAGCCGCGGCATCATCGAAAAACTGGCGCAACTGCGCCAGCCCGCCCCCGCTACGCGCGACGTGGCCGAGCTGGCCCAACTGACGTCGCGCGAACGCGAGGTCCTGGGCCTGCTGTGCCAGGGGCACGACGATGACGGCATCGCCAAGGCGCTCAAGCTGTCGCGCAACACCGTGCGCAACCACGTAGCGACGATCTACAGCAAGATCGGCGTGCATCGTCGCAGCGCCGCCATCGTGTGGGCCCGCGACCGGGGTATCACCGGACACGAGAGCACGCGCAACCGGGACAAGCCCGCCAAGTCTTGAGCGGGCTGCCTGGAATTTACAAATTGACACCACATTTTCGGCGACTCGCACTCGCCGAAGATGACGCCGCGTTCGATTGAGCCGACCTTCAAAAGCGGCCATTTTTTCCTATCTCTACGTCAAGTCACCAGCAAAAACGGCCTTGTTGAGCGCATTGCGCAAAACGGCCGCAGCTTCTTACGATCCGCCGATCCAGCCCCTGGCCCCGCCAGCGGGCGCGAATCGAGCACGAACGAAGGAGCCAGACCTTGCAGACCGCGTATATCCCCTTCCCGACGGCGCCCAAGCGCCAGACTGCCCCGGCATGGACCGCCGACGACATCCTGGCGCTCTACGCGCTGCCGTTCATGGACCTGCTGCATCGGGCGCAGCAGACGCACCGCGCCCATTTCGACCCCAACGTCATCCAGCTCTCCAGCCTGCTGTCGATCAAGACCGGCGGCTGTCCGGAGGACTGCGCCTACTGCCCGCAATCGTCGCACTACGACACCGGCGTGGACGCCGACAAGCTCATGCCGCTGGCGGACGTGGTGGCCGCGGCGCGCGCGGCGCAGGCCAGCGGCGCGCAGCGCTTTTGCATGGGCGCCGCCTGGCGCAGTCCCAAGCCGCATCACCTGGACGCCGTGGCCGAGATGGTCACCGCGGTCAAGGCGCTGGGCCTGGAGACCTGCGTGACGCTGGGCATGCTGCGCGACGGCCAGGCCGAACAGCTCAAGCAGGCCGGGCTGGACTACTACAACCACAACCTGGACACCTCGCCCGAGTTCTACGGAAAGATCATTTCGACGCGCACCTACCAGGATCGGCTGGACACGCTGGACCGCGTGCGCGACGCCGGCATCAGCGTGTGCTGCGGCGGCATCGTGGGCATGGGCGAATCGCGCCGCGAGCGCGCGGGCCTGATCGCACAGCTGGCCAGCATGGAGCCCTACCCCGAGTCCGTGCCGATCAACAACCTGGTGCAGGTCGAAGGCACGCCGCTGTCGGGCGTGCAGGCGCTGGACCCGTTCGAGTTCGTCCGCACGATCGCCGTGGCGCGCATCGCCATGCCGCGCGCCGCCGTGCGGCTGTCGGCCGGGCGCGAGGCCATGGACGACGCGCTGCAGGCGCTGTGCTTCATGGCCGGCGCCAACTCCATGTTCTACGGCGACGCGCTGCTGACCACGGCGAACCCGCAGATCGAGGCCGACCAGCGCCTGCTGGAGCGTCTGGGCATGCGGGTCGATGCGGCCGGCCACGGCCATGGCCACGGGGAGATCGAATCATGCCGTTGACGCCGGGCCTGATGTATTTGGCGGCCAGCGTCGCGTGCAGTGTCACCGTGGCGGTGATGCTCAAGCTGGCGCGGCGCTGGCAGGTGGACGTGCGCCAGGCCATCGCCATGAACTACGCCGTGGCCGCCCTGCTCTGCTGGCTGGTGCTGCGTCCCGATCCCGCCCGCCTGCTGGCGCCCCAGACGCCCTGGATGGTGCTGGCGGCGCTGGGCGTGCTGCTGCCCAGCGTGTTCCTGGCGATGGCGGCGGCGCTGCGGCACGCCGGCATCGTGCGCAGCGACGCCGCGCAGCGCCTGTCGCTCTTCATTCCGCTCCTCGCGGCCTTCCTGTTTTTCGGCGAGCCGGTCACTGGACGCAAGCTGGCGGCGATCCTGCTGGCCTTCACCGCCCTGTTCTGCCTGCTGCGCCAGCCGCCGCGCATCCGCCTGTCCGAGTCCACCGCGGCGCAAGACCGGCGCGCGATGTGGCTGTGGCCACTGGTGGTGTGGGCGGGCTATGGGGTGATCGACATCCTGTTCAAGCAGCTTGCGCGCGCCGGCACCGCGTTCTCGGGCGGGCTGCTGGTGTCGTTCCTGATGGCGGGCGCGCTGATGCTGGCCTATCTGCTGTGGCGCCGCGTGCGCTGGCAGGGACGCCATCTGGCCGCCGGCGTGGCGCTGGGGCTGGCCAATTTCGGCAATATCCTGACCTACGTGCGGGCCCACCAGTCCTTGCCCGACCATCCGGCGCTGGTTTTCGCGTCGATGAACATGGGGGTGATCACGCTGGGCACCCTGGTGGGCGCCCTGGCGTTTCGCGAACCGCTGACGCGCGTGAATGGGCTGGGCATCGCGCTGGCGCTGTCCGCCATCCTGCTGATGACGCCCTGGTGAAGCGCTGGTGACGGCCCCGTGGCAATGATGCGGCTGGCAATGCCCGAGTGAGGGCGGATCAGGTGCCCGTGCGGACCTGCCGCTCGGGTTCGGCCTCGGTTTCGACGTCGGCCACGGGGTCCGGCGCCGCCTCGGCGCCCTGCGCGTCGGCCGGCGACGGGTCGCCCACGGGTTCGGGCGGCGCGGGCGCCGCGGAGGGATCGGGCTGCACCATTTCCATGGCGATGTCGTTCTCCGGATCCACCCGCGGATCCAGCACCGCGGCTGCCGGCGAGCTCTGGAGCGTATCGGGCATAGGCACGAAATGCGTCGGCGCCTCCTGGACCTGGTGCGCGCCGGTGACGCGCGTGGGACGCACCTGCCATACCAGGATCACGGCGCAGGCCGAGATGAACACGTAGTACATGCTGGGACCGCCCCACGACATCATCACGCCCGCGATCATCGGGCCTACACAGGCCCCCACGCCATAGGTCATGAGCAGCACCGCCGACAGGCTGACGCGCCGCTCGGACTCGACGTGGTCGTTGGCAAACGCCGCGCCCAGCGGATAGAGCGTGAACTGCAGGATGCCGAAGACGCAGGACATGGCGACCAGCGCCCAGAACGGCAGCGCGATCCAGCCCCACATGACGGTGGGCAGCAGGACCAGCAGCAAGGCATTGAAGCGGATGAGGCCCGCGCGGTTGATGCGGTCGGACAGCCAGCCCATGGGCCACTGCGACAGCAGCCCCGCCGTGACGGCGGCCGCGACGAAAACGGCGGCCTGCGACGTGGACAGCCCGTGCTTGGCGCCATAGACGGCGGCCAGCCCATAAAAAGCGCCTGACAGGTTGCCCGCCACGAAGAGCACCGTCATGGACAGCGGCACGCGCCGCATGAAGAACCGTATATCCAGCGGTGCGGGCAGCGGCGTGGGCGGGTGCGACCGGGCCGTGACAGCCAGCGGCACCAGGCACAGCACCAGGCACATGGCCACCAGGGTCAGCGGACGCAGATCCAGCGTGGCGTAGGCCGTGAGCGCCAACTGTCCTAGCACCGTGCCCAGCCCGGACACGACCATGTAGACGGAGAACACACGCCCGCGCTGGTGGTTTTCGGTCTGTTCGTTGAGCCAGCTTTCGATGACCATGAACTCGGTCACCATGACGATGCCGGAGATGATGCGAAACACCAGCCACATCGGCATGGAGTCGACCAGCGTCTGCGCCAGGATCATGCTGGTGGCGATGGCCGCGCACGCGACGAACGCACGGATGTGGCCGACGCGGATGATGAGCTTGTGCCCGAGGCGTGCGCCGCACACGAGGCCGAGGTAGTAGCCGGCGATCAGGACGCCGATCCACACTTCGCTGACGGACTGCGCGGTCAGCCTCAGGCCCATGTAGGTGTTGAAGAGACCCGTGCCGATGAGCATCAGCAAGGTCGCGAAATAGAGCGACGAAAACGAGGAAATCGTGGAGAGCATGGCGTCGACAACCGCTGCTGGCGCTGGCGCGGCGGGCCGCCGGGGCGGCCCGCGCGTCACGCGGTAAAACGGGGAACTGCGGGGATCAGGCTTGCGAGAGCATCGTGGCCGCGTCGCTGACTTCGAACTTGCCAGGCGCTTCCACGTTGAGCTGCTTCACGACGCCGTCGACGATCAGGGCGGAGTAGCGCTGCGAGCGCACGCCCATGCCGCGCTGGACGAGGTCCAGTTCGAGGCCGAGTTCCTTGGTCCACAGCGCGGAGCCGTCGGCCAGCATGCGGACCTTGCCTTCGGTCTTCTGTTCGCGTCCCCACGCGCCCATGACGAACGCGTCGTTGACGGACACGCACCAGATCTCATCGATGCCCTTGGCCTTGAGGGCGTCGGCCTGTTCGACGTAGCCCGGCAGGTGCTTGGCCGAGCAGGTGGGCGTGAAGGCGCCGGGCACGGCAAAGAGCGCGATGGTCTTGCCGCGGGTCAGGTCGGCGACCTGGAACGCGTTGGGGCCGAGCGAGCAACCGGCGGTTTCGGTCTCGATGAATTCGGTCAGCGTGCCATCGGGCACGCGGTCGCCGACTTTGATCGTCATGTAGATCTCCAAGGTAAAAGGGGGCAATGCATTGAGGCAAGAGCGCCTCACAGCCCCCATCATAGTTCGTGCGCGGCCGGCCTGCTGCCTTTGGCGGCGGGGGAAAAGAAGATGAACAGTCTGAAACGACTCCACACCGCACCCACACGAGCCGGAAACGCCCGCTTGCCATAATCGCGTGGTAGAGAGACATTGCCCGCCGCCGCCGCGAAAGGCCGTGTGCCGCGCCGGGCCTCACCGGGAGACTTTCGATGCGCAAGATCCTGACCGGGCTGGCATGGATGCTGGCCGCCGCCGCCCCGGCCTGGGCGGCTCCGGACGCCGCCGAACAGGCCCAATACGATTCCTTCGTCATCGCGGCGGGCGCCTCCAATGGCGCGGCGCGCGCGTGCGGGGCGTCCGAACCCGACCTGGCGCAACACCAGGACACGGCGCGCAAAAACCTGATGCGTTATGCCGACGAGTACCAGTTTGCGGCCGGCAACTATGACGCCCTGTTCAAGAAGGGCCAGGCCGAAGGCAAGACGATGATGGACGACATGAAGCGTTCCGGTGTCGACGGGTGCCGGGGCGTGCTGGGCGGCTTCCAGAGCGAGCGGGTCATGACATACGAGGGCATGAAGCGGGGTTTTGCGGAGGTTGGCGACGGGCTGCCGGGAGAGAAGGCGCGGTAGGTCCGCGCCACGCGCCCGGCGCCGCGCCGCCAAACGCCAGACGCCCCTGCCCCGGCACGCCCCCCCTAGGGCTTACAGCCCGTGCTGCTTGAACCAATCCAGCATCCGGACCCAGGCCTGTTCCGCCTCGGCCTTCCGATAGGACGGGCGATAGTCCGCGTGGAACGCGTGCGGCGCGTCGGGGTAGATGTCGATGCGCGACGCCTTCGCGGCCGCGGAGCCCTTGGCCAGTTCCACGCGCATGCGATCCACGTCGGCCTGCGAGATGCCGGCATCCTTGCCGCCATAGGCGCCCAGGACCGGGGCCTTGAGGTCATTGACGATGGCCAGCGCGGACTTGGGCTTGAGCTCGGTGGGTTCGCCCGCCAATTGGCCGTACCAGGCGGCGCCGGCCTTGAGCCTGGGGTTGTGGGCGGCGTACAGCCAGACCTGGCGGCCGCCCCAGCAGAAGCCCAGGATGCCCAGCCTGTCGGGGTTGCCGCCGTTGGCGGCGGCCCAGGCGGCGGTGGCGTCCAGGTCCGCGATGACCTGCTTGTCCGGGACCTTGCTGACCACTTCCGCCTGCAGCTTGGGGATCTCGGTGTATTTGGACGGGTCGCCCTGGCGCGCATACAGTTCCGGCGCGATGGCGAGATAGCCCCGGTGGGCCAGGCGGCGGCAGACGTCCTGGATGTACTCATGCACGCCAAAGATTTCCTGCACGACGATGAGCGTGGGCAGGTCCTTCTTGCCCTCGGGCGCGGCGCGGTAGGCGGGGATCTTGCCGTCCGGCGCCGGAATGTCGATCTTGCCGGCCACGAGGCCCTTGGCGTCCGTGGCGATGGCGGTCTGCGCCGCCGCCGGTCCTGCCGCCAGCGAGAACCCCGCCGCCACGGTGGTGGCAATGAAGCCTCGCCGGTCCAGCCGCAAGGGCGGGAGCAGGCTGTCGAACTGCGCGTCCTGGTCTTTCATCGAGCATCTCCTGGAAAAAGCGGGCGCGGCAGGGACGCGCCTCGCGCCCCGCCTGGGCCTGCCGAGTTCACTTCAGGGAGAAGTCCACGCGCGAGGGTTGCCCCTCGTCCTTGATGCCATCGGCGTCCAGCTGCGGCGCAACGATGAACACGCGATCCGCGAGTCCTTCCTGGGCTTGCAACTTCTCATAAACCGCCTGCGCACGGGCATCGGCCAGTTGGCGCAGTTGTTCCTCGCCGACCGGGGCCGCGGCGCGCAGCATGGCCTCCATCTGCGCGGCCGGAACGGATTTGGCCATGCCGATGAAATTGCGCGGTTTGTCCTTGAGGTCGGTGTCATCGTAGACCGCTTCGAGGTATTTGGGGCGTTCGGCGCCCGACACCTCGACGCCCGCCGGATTGGGCTTCTTGCCGCGCGGCGCGACGTCGGCGGCCTTGGCGCCGCGGATCCGGGCGTCGACCCAGGCCTGCCGCAGGCCTTCGCTGTCGGTCTTGGGGTCCGCGCGGCCGCTGATGTCCATCTTCAGCGCCGGCCGGTCGGTCAGCGCCTTGATGAGCGTGTCGATGCGCTGCAGCGAGTCGTCGGTGAGGACGGCGCTGCCGGGCGCGAATTCGACGTAAGACAGCTCTTCGCCGCTGCCGAACGCCGAGGCGAGCAGGCTGAAGGGCGAAGTCACCGCCTTGACCACCAGGTTCATCAGCACGCGCACCACGATTCCGCCGACGGAGAATTCGGGGTCGTCCAGCGAGCCGGAGATCGGCAGGTTGATGTCGATGTTGCCGCGCGAGTCCTTGAGCAGCGCGACGGCCAGCAGCACCGGCAGCTTGGTGGCGTCGGGACTGTTGGTCTTGTCGCCGAACGTGAGCTGGTTGAGCACCACATGGTTGGTGGCCTGCAGGGCGCGGTTCTTGATTTTGTATTCCAGGTCGACCGACAGCTTGCCGCGCTTGATGGGATAACCCACGTACTTGGCCGAATACGTGTTGAACCGCGGCAGGTCGACGCCCTTGGCCGACGCCTTCAGGTCCAGCGACAGATATTTGGCGAACGGCTGCACCACCCCGCTGATGGACAGCGGCGCGGTCGTGTACACCCGTCCCGTGACCTTGACCTTGGCGGGCTGGGGATTGGTGGAGGACACGGCGGAGATGCCGCCCTCGATGCTGGACAGCTCGGCCACGTAATTGGGCTTGACGAAGCGGTCGGTGAAGGTCATGCGGCCGCGGGTCAGCGTGACACTGTTGACCGAGATGTCGGGCATGGATGCGGCGCCGCTGCCCTTGGCGGAGGCGGCGGGCGCAGCGGATGCGGGCGGCGGTTCGGCGCTGCGGCCGGGCGTCTGCGTGTCCTGCGTGATGGAGCCGCCGGCCTGGCCGGGCGCGGCCACCAGGTCCATGACATTCAGCCGGCCTTGGGCGTTGAGCAGGATGCGGCCATAGAAGTCTTCCAGGGCGATGTCGCCCAGCCGGGCGACGATCCGGTCGCCCGCCACGGCGATGTCCATGCCGGTCAGGCCCAGGCGTTTCCAGTTCAGGAAGTCGTCCTGGTTCACGCGGTCTTGGAGGTCCAGGTCGGTGACGTCGACGGCACCCTTCCAGGCAGCCTTCATCGGCGCCGCGCCCGAGGCGGCGGCGAATTCGGCGTTGCCTTGGGCGCCCAGCGTGACGGCGCGGACGGTGGCGTTCAGGCTGGAGGCGAAATACGGCGCGAACGAGGCGACGTTCAGCCCCGAGAGGGCCACGGACGTCTTGAGCGTGAGCGGCTGCGGGGTCAGCACGCCCTTGAGGTCCAGCTTGCCGTTGCCCTGGATGCCGGCCGCGGCCAGCGTGAAATTGCTGGCGCCCGGCCCCGGCGCGAGGCGGTCGGCCGTGACGCGCAGGCTTTGCAGGGCAACGTCCAGCGCGGGCCGGAGCGATTCGTCGCGGGCCTTGAATTGCGTGAGGTCGGCCTGCACGGCCGTGGCGGACGCATCGACCGCGCCGCCCTTCTCGCGCACGTGGACCTGCGCGGTGGCGGCCAGCCGGCCATCGAGCAGCGTGACCGGGGCCGCGCTGCGCACGGCCGGCGCCAGCGGCGCCAGCGCCACATTGCCCAGCCGCACGTCCATGTCGAGCGACAGCGGCTTGATCACCAGCGGCCCCTTGGCGCGCAGCCAGCCGCCGTCGGCGCTGTTGTCCATGGTCAGCCACAGATTGATGGGCCGGTCCGGCTGCTGCGGCAGCTCCACGCCTTCGACGGTGGCGGCCAGGCCGGTCATCACGTAGTCCAGCTTGCTGATCGCGTCGGCGACGTAGACCTCGCCTTCATGCAGGTTGAAGGCGTCGAGCGTGACCTTCCATTCGGCGGGCGCGGGGGGATCTGCAGCGGGGGCTGCGGCGGGGGCTGCGGCGGGGGCTGCGGGGGGGACTGCGGGGGGGACTGCGGGGGGGACTGCGGACGGGTCCGCGGGCGGCGCAGCGACGGAGGCGGGCGCCGGCGGCTCGCCAGCGGCCCTGGGCTTGAGCCCGCTTGCCTTGCGCATTTCGTCCCGCAGCGGCGTGGCGGCCGGTTCCACGCCGCCCAGCGCCTTCAGCCCGGCGACGACGTCCTGCCAGTTGAGGTTGGCATTGGCCTGGCGCCGCACGTGGACCTGCGGCGCCCACAGGCCGATTTCGCCGATATACACCTGGCGGGCGATCGGCTCCAGTTCCAGCCGGCTGACGGTCAACGCGCTCCAGGCCGCCAGGTCGCCGCCGGCCGGGTCGCGCAGGTCCAGGCGGCGCAAGCCCACGTCGCCGACGATGCGGATCTTGGGCGGCGCGTCCTTGGGCTGCTCGAAGACGACCTGCAGGTTCGAGTCCAGCAGCGCGCTTTGCACCTTGAACGGCAGCGGCATGGGCCAGACGTCGGCCCACTTTTCCAGTTGCAGGCCATCGAAGGCCACGCGCAGCGTGGACGAGGGCACCACGTCGAACGGACGCGCCACGCCGGTCAGGTCGAAGGGACTGCCGTTGATGCGCAGATGCAGGCGCGGCTGCACGTCGATGTCGGTGGCGTAGCCGAAGGTGGAGATGAACGGCACGCCGATGGTGAACTCGTCCACGACCTGCTTGCGCCCGGTGACCTTGTCGTCCAGCGTGACGGTGCCGTCCTCGATCACCATGTTGTTGAGCGAAAAGCGCGGCAGACCTTCGTCCGGCTTGGGCGGCTCGTCGGGCTTGGCGGCCGTCAATTCGGCCACGCGTTGTTCTATGTCAGAGAAATTGAACCGCAGGACGTCTTCGCGGACGATGGCGATGTTAGGCTGGCGCAGCGTCAGACGATCGACCACCGGCGCGAACCAGAACAGCGATGTCCACGACGCGCTGGCGTCCAGTTCGGCCAGGGTCAGGAGCGGCGTCTGCGCGCCGGGCTGGGCCACGGCCAGGTCCTGCGCGCGGATGGTCAGCGTGAAGGGATTGAAGGTGATCTTGCCAACGGAAACGTCGCGTCCGATCATCTTCGAGACATCGTCGGTCAGGACGCCATGCAGGACCTTCGGCACCTGCCAGGCGGCAACGCCAAACAGTATCAGCACGAACGCCACAATACCCAGGAGAATCTTGCCGGCGCGTCGGGTGAACCGTAGCTTGGGCATCCGCACGGGCATCGAAAGTCTCCTGAACCATATTGAAGGCGATTTTCGTCCTTCCGCTGACTACAGGCGCGATTATCGCGCCCCCTCTACTGCTCGTCTATCATAGGCGTAACAGCGGTCCCGCCCGGCCTGCCGGGCCCCGCTCTTTTCATTCATTAACAATTCTTGGTCCCGATTCCATGTCCACGTCCACCCCCACCCTGAGCCACCTGGACGAAGCCGGCCAGGTCCGCATGGTCGACGTCATCGCCAAGACGGACACCGAGCGGGTGGCCGTCGCCGCCGCCAGCATCCGCATGAACGCCGTGGCCTATGGCCTCTTGACCCAGCCGGGCCAGGGCAAGGGTGAAGTGCTCAATACCGCGCGCGTGGCCGCCATCCTGGCCGCCAAGCGCTGCGCCGACATGATCCCGCTGTGCCACAGCCTGCCGCTGGCCTTCGTCGGCGTGGAGTTCTCGCTGGACGACGCCGAGCATCGCATCGACATCCTGGCCACGTGCCGCACCAGCTACAAGACCGGCGTCGAAATGGAAGCCATGATGGCGTGCAGCGTGGCGGCCCTGACCATCTACGACATGTGCAAGGCCGCCGACAAGGGCATCGTGATCGAACAAGTTCGCCTTAAGTACAAGGCGGGAGGCAAAAGCGGTGAATGGCGCAACGATTAACCTTCTGTACTTCGCGCGCGTGGCCGAACTGGTCGGCAAGCGCGCCGAAGCGTGGCCCGTGCAGGGCGAATCCACCGGCGCGCAGTTGCTCGCCGCGCTGGGGGAACGCTATCCCCAGCTTGAACCGGCCGCGCGGCTGAAACTGGCCATCAACCAGACCCACGCCAAGCCGACCGCGCCCATCCGCGCGGGCGACGAGGTCGCCGTGTTCGAACCGGTCACCGGAGGCTGACGCCATGATCCGCGTGCAGGAAGCCGACTTCGACGCCGCCGCGCTGACCGCGGGACTGCGGGAATCCGCCGGCCCCGGCGTCGGCGGCATCGTGACCTTCGTGGGCTACGTGCGCGATTACGCGCCGGACACGCCCACCGACACGCTGTTTCTTGAACACTACCCGGGCATGTGCGAACGCGAGCTCGAGGACATCGCCGCCACGGCCCGCGCGCGCTGGAACCTGGCCGGCACCGTCATCGTGCACCGGGTGGGCGCGCTGCATCGCAACGCGCAGATCGTGTTCGTGGCGGCGGCCAGCGCCCATCGCGGCGACGCCTTCCGCGGCTGCGAATACATCATCGACGCGCTCAAGACGCGCGCGCCCTTCTGGAAGCGTGAAACCCTGGCGGGCGGCAGCAGCTTCTGGGTGGAACAGCGTCAATCCGACCAGGACCGCACCGATTCCTGGGATGAAGACACCGCCGACAAAAAGGAGAATCCATGAACGAAGCCACCCCGGTCCCGCTGGGCTGCGGCGTACTGACGGTCAGCGACACCCGCAGCGCGGGCGACGACACCTCGGGCAATCTGCTGGCGCACAGCCTGGCGCAGGCCGGCCACCAGTGCGTGCGGCGCGACATCGTGCGCGACGACATCTACCAGATCCGCCGCGTCATCAGCGACTGGATCGCCGATCCCGAGGTGCAGGTCATCCTGACCACCGGCGGCACCGGCTTCTCGCATCGCGACTACACGCCGCAGGCCATCATGCCGCTGCTGGACCGCGAGATTCCCGGCTTTGGCGAACTCTTCCGCCAGATCTCCTACACGGAGATCGGCAGCTCCACGATCCAGTCGCGCGCGTTCGCGGGCTCGGCCAACAACACCCTGATCTTCTGCCTGCCCGGGTCGAACAACGCCTGCGAGACCGCCTGGGCGCAGATCCTGCGCGAGCAGCTCGACAGCCGCCACGGCCCCTGCAATTTCGCCTCGCAGTTCAAAAAACGC includes:
- a CDS encoding DMT family transporter, whose amino-acid sequence is MTPGLMYLAASVACSVTVAVMLKLARRWQVDVRQAIAMNYAVAALLCWLVLRPDPARLLAPQTPWMVLAALGVLLPSVFLAMAAALRHAGIVRSDAAQRLSLFIPLLAAFLFFGEPVTGRKLAAILLAFTALFCLLRQPPRIRLSESTAAQDRRAMWLWPLVVWAGYGVIDILFKQLARAGTAFSGGLLVSFLMAGALMLAYLLWRRVRWQGRHLAAGVALGLANFGNILTYVRAHQSLPDHPALVFASMNMGVITLGTLVGALAFREPLTRVNGLGIALALSAILLMTPW
- a CDS encoding helix-turn-helix transcriptional regulator gives rise to the protein MTPNDAAPQAHRQHLQSIIAGLNEGIILLEADGSIAWANASALALHGVEDIDDLGGTPAGFRKRYTLTYRNHHRVPARQYPLDRLAAGEEFDDLLLDLGRKDDEEFLRNLLARGLNLDDGGPFPYRVLILHDQTAQINAEVRFERTFSANPAPALICRLSDLRYVKVNQGFLEMTGYARDAVLGKSAYELDVLDGGEDKESAVARLNEGRTIPQREGVLKLPDGSSRFVVVAGQPIDMHDEPCMLFTFIDLEGRKRTEEALRESEERFSKAFRLAPVPMAVCDGDTLNVLNVNDAFTAVTGVALEDNNEQDLTDLGLRPYEGMVAGLKRGESVRNREAAMIAQDGGELDCLVSAEPVMIGGLRRVLIVMQDITDRKRSETELLTAIEAVMQDTSWFSRGIIEKLAQLRQPAPATRDVAELAQLTSREREVLGLLCQGHDDDGIAKALKLSRNTVRNHVATIYSKIGVHRRSAAIVWARDRGITGHESTRNRDKPAKS
- a CDS encoding peroxiredoxin, with the protein product MTIKVGDRVPDGTLTEFIETETAGCSLGPNAFQVADLTRGKTIALFAVPGAFTPTCSAKHLPGYVEQADALKAKGIDEIWCVSVNDAFVMGAWGREQKTEGKVRMLADGSALWTKELGLELDLVQRGMGVRSQRYSALIVDGVVKQLNVEAPGKFEVSDAATMLSQA
- a CDS encoding dienelactone hydrolase family protein, which codes for MKDQDAQFDSLLPPLRLDRRGFIATTVAAGFSLAAGPAAAQTAIATDAKGLVAGKIDIPAPDGKIPAYRAAPEGKKDLPTLIVVQEIFGVHEYIQDVCRRLAHRGYLAIAPELYARQGDPSKYTEIPKLQAEVVSKVPDKQVIADLDATAAWAAANGGNPDRLGILGFCWGGRQVWLYAAHNPRLKAGAAWYGQLAGEPTELKPKSALAIVNDLKAPVLGAYGGKDAGISQADVDRMRVELAKGSAAAKASRIDIYPDAPHAFHADYRPSYRKAEAEQAWVRMLDWFKQHGL
- the bioB gene encoding biotin synthase BioB; the protein is MQTAYIPFPTAPKRQTAPAWTADDILALYALPFMDLLHRAQQTHRAHFDPNVIQLSSLLSIKTGGCPEDCAYCPQSSHYDTGVDADKLMPLADVVAAARAAQASGAQRFCMGAAWRSPKPHHLDAVAEMVTAVKALGLETCVTLGMLRDGQAEQLKQAGLDYYNHNLDTSPEFYGKIISTRTYQDRLDTLDRVRDAGISVCCGGIVGMGESRRERAGLIAQLASMEPYPESVPINNLVQVEGTPLSGVQALDPFEFVRTIAVARIAMPRAAVRLSAGREAMDDALQALCFMAGANSMFYGDALLTTANPQIEADQRLLERLGMRVDAAGHGHGHGEIESCR
- a CDS encoding MFS transporter gives rise to the protein MLSTISSFSSLYFATLLMLIGTGLFNTYMGLRLTAQSVSEVWIGVLIAGYYLGLVCGARLGHKLIIRVGHIRAFVACAAIATSMILAQTLVDSMPMWLVFRIISGIVMVTEFMVIESWLNEQTENHQRGRVFSVYMVVSGLGTVLGQLALTAYATLDLRPLTLVAMCLVLCLVPLAVTARSHPPTPLPAPLDIRFFMRRVPLSMTVLFVAGNLSGAFYGLAAVYGAKHGLSTSQAAVFVAAAVTAGLLSQWPMGWLSDRINRAGLIRFNALLLVLLPTVMWGWIALPFWALVAMSCVFGILQFTLYPLGAAFANDHVESERRVSLSAVLLMTYGVGACVGPMIAGVMMSWGGPSMYYVFISACAVILVWQVRPTRVTGAHQVQEAPTHFVPMPDTLQSSPAAAVLDPRVDPENDIAMEMVQPDPSAAPAPPEPVGDPSPADAQGAEAAPDPVADVETEAEPERQVRTGT